A genomic region of Dehalococcoidia bacterium contains the following coding sequences:
- the gcvT gene encoding glycine cleavage system aminomethyltransferase GcvT: protein MAQDVLRRSPLDAAHRALGARMTPFAGWEMPIQYAGIVEEVRAVRERAGLFDVSHMGRLFLNGPDALTLLRETLTYDAANVEEGAGHYNLLCDEHGGILDDPYLYRIGRERWLLVGNASRYDADLRWLHGHRRSAMDLALDDRQAATVMLALQGPGARHVFQAVFSAELERAVPRHACREIELFRQKALVSRTGYTGEDGFEFVCGLDAGRSLWEALVAAGVTPCGLGARDVLRLEAALPLYGNDIDTTTTPWEAGLGWVVSLDAERPFEGRQALQNTRGATDRRLSCIRATERAVPRHGYTVRHEGRELGALTSGSFSPTINAGIGMAYLPLDLAKPGTALEVEIRGRAVPAAVVKRPFYRAANRE from the coding sequence ATGGCGCAGGACGTGCTTCGCAGGAGCCCGCTCGACGCGGCGCACCGCGCCCTCGGCGCCCGCATGACGCCCTTCGCCGGTTGGGAGATGCCGATTCAGTACGCCGGCATCGTCGAAGAGGTGCGCGCCGTGCGCGAGCGCGCCGGCCTGTTCGACGTCTCGCACATGGGACGGCTGTTCCTGAACGGCCCGGACGCTCTCACCTTGCTGCGTGAGACGCTGACGTACGATGCCGCCAACGTCGAGGAAGGCGCCGGTCATTACAACCTGCTCTGCGACGAGCATGGCGGCATCCTCGACGACCCGTACCTCTACCGCATCGGCCGCGAGCGCTGGCTGCTGGTCGGCAACGCCTCGCGCTACGACGCCGACCTGCGCTGGCTGCACGGCCACCGCCGCAGCGCGATGGATCTGGCTCTGGACGATCGCCAGGCGGCGACAGTGATGCTGGCGCTGCAGGGGCCGGGTGCGCGCCACGTTTTCCAGGCCGTCTTCTCGGCGGAGCTGGAACGGGCCGTGCCGCGCCACGCCTGCCGTGAGATCGAGCTGTTCCGCCAGAAAGCGCTGGTTTCGCGCACGGGCTATACCGGCGAGGACGGCTTCGAGTTCGTCTGCGGCCTCGACGCCGGCCGCAGCCTCTGGGAGGCGCTGGTTGCCGCCGGCGTCACGCCCTGCGGCCTCGGCGCCCGCGACGTGCTGCGGTTGGAGGCGGCGCTGCCGCTCTACGGCAACGACATCGACACCACGACCACACCCTGGGAGGCGGGCCTCGGCTGGGTCGTCTCCCTCGACGCCGAGCGGCCCTTCGAAGGCCGGCAAGCACTGCAGAACACCCGCGGCGCCACCGATCGCCGCCTCTCCTGCATCCGCGCAACGGAGCGGGCGGTGCCGCGCCACGGCTACACAGTGCGACACGAGGGTCGCGAGCTGGGCGCGCTCACCAGCGGCAGCTTCTCGCCAACCATCAATGCCGGCATCGGCATGGCCTATCTGCCGCTGGATCTGGCGAAGCCCGGCACGGCACTGGAGGTCGAGATCCGCGGCCGCGCCGTGCCCGCCGCGGTGGTGAAGCGGCCGTTTTACAGAGCGGCGAATAGGGAGTAG
- the gcvH gene encoding glycine cleavage system protein GcvH, with product METPRDLKYSKEHEWVRLEGETATVGITDFAQDQLGDIVYLSLSAAGTSVEQFGKIGEIESVKSVSELFTPIGGEISEINQAAVEEPEIINKEPYGGGWLIKLKVADAGQLDNLLSAEAYEQHTASEH from the coding sequence ATGGAGACTCCGCGCGACTTGAAGTACTCGAAGGAGCACGAGTGGGTGCGGCTGGAGGGGGAGACGGCCACGGTGGGCATCACGGACTTCGCCCAGGACCAGCTCGGCGACATCGTCTACCTCAGCCTTTCTGCCGCCGGCACATCTGTTGAGCAGTTCGGCAAGATCGGCGAGATCGAGTCGGTCAAGTCGGTCTCCGAGCTGTTCACGCCGATCGGCGGCGAAATCAGCGAGATCAACCAGGCGGCCGTGGAAGAGCCGGAGATCATCAACAAGGAGCCCTACGGCGGCGGCTGGCTGATCAAGCTGAAGGTCGCGGACGCCGGCCAGCTCGACAATCTGCTCTCGGCC